In Pseudomonadota bacterium, the genomic stretch CGATCAGGATGACGATAACCAGCCGCGGATCGGTGGCCGGTGCAAGGCCGACGAACACGGCAATGTAACGGTCGGTCGAATACCCACCCGCCTGGAATTTCCAGGAGGTGCCGGTCTTGCCGGCGACCCGGTAACCGGGCACGGCCGCTTTCCTGCCGGTACCGCCGGAACTGACCACCCGTTCCAGCATATCGACCACAGCGATCGCGGTTGCCGCCCTAATCACTCGTTCACCGGCTTCGGGCCGATCGGTTCGCAACAAGGACACCGGCCGGCGGATACCGTCCGCCGCCAAAACTGCGTACGCTTGCGCCAGTTGCAGCGGCGTCAGCGACAAGCCATAACCATAGGCCAGCGTCGCCTGGCCGATCTCGCGCCAGTGGCTGTAATGATTCAGCAGGCCCGCCGATTCACCGGGGAAACCACTGGTCGTGAGCCGACCGATACCGAATCGGCTGATGATCCCGAACAAATACTCGCTATCCAGCGACAAGGCTACCTTGGTCGCGCCCACGTTGCTCGATTTCGCAAGGATCGTCCCGATCGGAATGATTCCCAGATTCTTCGTGTCCTCGATGGTCTTGCCGGGTACCGTGACATAACCGGGCGATGTATCGATCCGTGAGTGCGGCGTGTACTGCCCGCTTTCCAGCGCCGCGGCAATAACCAGGGGTTTGAAGCTGGATCCAGGTTCGAAAATATCGGTTACCGCGCGGTTGCGGTAACGCGCGGCAGAAAACTGCGCACGGTCGTTCGGGTTATAACCGGGCTGATTCACCATGGCGAGGACTTCGCCGCTGGTGATGTCCAAGACGACCACGGACCCCGATCTTGCCTGGTGGTGCTGGACTGCCGCTTTCAGTTCGCGATAGGCCAGGTACTGGATGCGCAAATCTATACTGCTGACCAGGTCCTTGCCGGGTCGCGCCGGCCGGATGCTTTCGACATCGCCGATCACGCGCCCCAGCCGATCCTTGATGACGCGTTTGGCGCCCGGTTCGCCGACCAGCCACTGGTCGTATGCCAGCTCCAGGCCCTCCTGACCGCGGTCGTCAATGTCGGTAAAACCGAGCAGGTGCCCGGTCACTTCTCCGGCCGGATAATAGCGGCGATATTCGCGTTGCAAATAGACCCCGGGAATTTCCAGGTCCATGACGGCAGCGGCGCGGTCAGGCGACAGGTGGCGGCGCAGAAAAATAAACTCGCGCTCCAGGTTGCTGGTGATCTGGCGCAAAAGATTTTCCGGGCTGCGCTCGAGTATTTTTGCCAGTTCACCAATGCGATCGCTGGACCGCGCCAGGGCGGGCGGGTCTGCCCAGACCGAATCCACCGGCGTGCTCGCCGCCAGGGTTTCACCGTTACGATCGAGAATTGACCCACGATGGGCGCTCAGCGCGATCACCCTGAGATGGCGCGCATCCGCTTGTCGTTCAATGAACTCTTTGTCCAACACCTGCAATTGCAGGGCGCGACCGATAATCACCAGCGAGACCATCGCGAACACGGCCATGACCAGCCAGGCACGCCAGCGGAACTGCCGATACAATTCCTGCTTGCTGTTGCGCTTCATGGCTTGACCACCAGCAATTGTTCCGGGCTCGGCACAACCATGCCCAGTTCCTCGCGCGCCATACGCTCGATTCGCGCATGTGTCGCCCAGGTGCTTTGTTCGAGTTGCAGCCGTCCCCAATCGATATTGAGCAAATCGCGTGCAGCTTCCTGTTTCTGCAGTTCCGAAAACGACAGTCTAGATTCGTGCCGCGCATATACGGCGACAATGGCCGAGAAACCGATGGCCAGCCACAGAATGAACACCATCAGGGAGTTGAACCTGCGGTCGGCCAGCATCATAGCCTCACCGCGATGCGCAGCACTGCGCTCCTTGCCCTGGGGTTATCCGCAACTTCTTCCGGCTGCGCCTTGACCGGCCTGCCAACCCGCGTCAATTTTGGCTGCGCCCGTGACGGGATATCAGGTAGGCCGGCATAAACCGGATCGGGCCTGGACTGGTCCCGCATGAACCGCTTGACGATGCGGTCCTCCAGCGAATGGAAACTGATCACGCAAAGCCGGCCGTCCCTGGCCAGCAAATCGATGCTCTGCGTGAGGCACTTTTCGAGTTCCTGCAATTCCTTATTAATAAAAATCCGGATCGCCTGAAAGGTTTTTGTCGCCGGGTGACGCTTGCGTCTGTGCGCCGGCACCAGCGGCTCGATGATCGCCGCCAAGCGGCCGGTCGTTCGTATCGGCGCGTCCAGACGAGCTTCGACGATTGCGCGGGCAATGCGTTTTGCCTGCCGCTCTTCGCCGTAACGAAACAACACCCGCCTGATTTCCCCCTCTGCCGCCCGCGCTAGCCAGTCCGCGGCGCTTATCCCTTCATCGGGCGACATCCGCATATCCAGCGGACCGTCCGAGCTGAAACTGAACCCGCGCGCCGGGTCGTCAAGCTGTGGCGACGAAACACCCAGGTCCATCAGGACTCCATCCACCAAACCAGTCATGCCATGCCGCCGGACAATGTCGGTTATCTCTCCAAAAGTTCCCCGGCAAATGCTGAACCGGGAATCACGCCCCAAGCCGGACTGGGCTTCTGCCACCGCTTCCGGATCCCGGTCGATCGCGATCAGGCGGCCTTTTTTGTCCAATTTCCCGAGGATCGCCTTGCTATGCCCGCCCCGGCCAAAAGTACAATCCAGGTAGGTCCCGGATGGCTTTATTGCCAGCCCCTCCAGCGCTTCATCCAGAAGCACCGGTTTGTGCAAATTCATTTGTGCCACAGATCGTTACAACGAAAGTGATTCGAGCTCAGGCGACAAACCGGATTCACCGGTCTGGTCATCCTTGAGCCATTCATCGATCCGCTCGTTCCAACGCGCTTCATCCCATAATTCGAATTTGTTCCCCTGGCCAATCAGCAATGCCTGCCGATCGATCGCGGCAAATTCCCGGAGTTCTTTGGCCAAAAGAACACGGCCATGTGAATCCAGCGTCACGTCGCTGGCATAACCGACCATGAATTGCTGAAGACGGCGAGCTTGCGGATGAAGACTGGGCAGTCGAATCAGTTTTCTTTCGATTTCTTCCCAGTCCGGCAACGGGTAAATCAGCAGGCATTGCCGGTCTACGGTGATCACCAGCTGGCCGTCGCTGCGCTGGCCGATCCGCTCTCGATAGCGGGTCGGTATCGCCAGGCGACCCTTGCTATCAACGGTGACTTTGTTTGCCCCTCGAAACATCCGAAATCCCTGTTACCGCGGCTGGAAATCCCTAGATTTCCCACTTTTTCCCACTCTGAGACACTATAGGGAGCGCATCGATTGCCTGTCAACAGTGGAAAGTGATGTTTTTTTAGCTAAGACAGTAACTTAGGAGCGACAGTTCATGCTTGCGGTGGCGTCTAGACAGGCCAAAAATCAATAGCTTGCGAATGCTTTGTCAGGCTAAATCTACGCATTTTGCTGGTTTTTCTTTTCTTTCAGATCGGTAGATTTCCTGATGCTTGCAAAAAACAGCGGGGAGCCGGCCGATAAGCCGGGTTCTGTCTTGGGCAACCATTCATCTGGGATCTGCGTCGCCGCAGACCTCGAGCAACCTACCCGGGAACCCACGCGGGCCGCGCGTGGCAAAAAGCCTGTTCCCCTATTTGGTCTTGCTCCAGGTGGGGTTTGCCGTGCCGCGGAATGTTGCCACCCGCGCGGTGCGCTCTTACCGCACCGTTTCACCCTTGCCGGCGCCGTAGCGCTTAGGCGGTCTACTCTCTGTTGCACTTTCCGTAGGCTCACGCCCCCCAGGCGTTACCTGGCACCTCGCCCTTTGGAGCCCGGACTTTCCTCTGCACAAAAGTACAGCGATTGCCTGGCCGACTCCCCGCAACAAAGGTAAGGCCACGCGGCTAATTTCTCAAGCGTTTATCCGGGGAGGCTGGCGTCTAACCCCCATTATTCATGAATAATGCGGGCTAACGTTTCCCGGCGAGCCTCGTGGCCAGCGCATATACCTCCTGACGCGGCAGACCACATGCCCGGCTGGCAATCCTGGCGGCCTTGGCTGGTGGTAATTCGGTCAGCAACTCGTTGAGCAGTGCGCTGACATCCAGCGCCCCGGCGGTCACGGAGCTGTCCGCGCCCGAGATCACGATGACGAGTTCACCACGCCCCATATCGCTTTCGCGTTGCGCCCGCGTGGCCAGTTCAGCCAGCGTACCGTAATAGACAGTTTCAAATTTCTTGGTCAGTTCCCTGGCCACACAGGCGAGCCGATCGCCGCCGAGAATCTGCGCCATGTCATCCAGGACTTTCTTTAACCGGTGCGGGGCTTCGTAAAAAACCATCGTCCTCGGCTCGGCAAGCAATGATTTCAGATGCCTCGTGCGGGCACCGCTTTTGGCCGGCAGAAAGCCCTCGAAAACGAACCGGTCGGTCGGCAGACCCGCGATGCTGAGCGCAGCCGTAAGCGCGCTAGGGCCTGGCACCGGCACCGCTCGCAGCCCTTGCTCACGCACCGCTTTTAGCAGGCGATATCCCGGGTCGCTGAGTAGCGGCGTGCCAGCGTCGCTGATCAGCGCAACGCAATGGCCAGCCGCCAGCAACCGGATAATCTCCGGCGTGCGGGCTATTTCATTGTGTTCGTGCAATGAAATCAGCTTTTTTTCCAACCCCAGCCGAGTCAATAATATGCGGCTGTGGCGGGTGTCTTCAGCCGCCACCAGGTCAACCGAGGCCAACACCTCTTTTGCCCGCAAAGTGATATCGCCCAGATTGCCGATCGGTGTTGCGACCACATAAAGAATGCCGCGCTGCTCCGACACGATATAATGCCCCGCTGAAGATGGTACAAGACGCCATCCTGCCCTGAGGAAAACCGGCCATGCAAGTGAATGGAAAAATAATCAAAGGATGGCTGGTTCTGATCGTGGCGCTGCTGTCAGCTTCCTGCGTCAGCACCGGTGGCGTACGCGACCCCGGCCGCCTTGGCGCGCAGGCGACCAGGCTGGAACAGCGGGGAGACTACCAGGAAGCAGCAACCCTTTATCTGCGCCTGGCGCAAAGCACCAGGGGCCAGGACCGGGACCGCTACCTGGTGGCCGCCGCCTTTGCCCTTTATCAAAGCGGGGAAGATGGACGCGCACGCGACGCGCTGCGACGGGTGACCGGTCCAATGCAGGGCAACGCGTTGAGCCGCTGGGCCTTGCTCGGCGCCAGCCTCGCGCTATTGCGCCACGAACCGGTTGCGGCGGTCGATTTGCTCGGCCAGTTACCGGTCGAGTTATCGCGCGAGGACCAGGCCTGGGCCTATTTGTTGCGCGGGAAAAGCAGTTTCCAGCTTGGCCAGCCCAGCAACGGAATCGGGTTTTTGATATATCGTGAAACCTTGCTGCCCAGCGACAACGCACGCGACAACAATCAGCAGGAAATCTGGAACGGCCTGCAGCAAGTGCCGTTGCAAATGATTCAGGATGAGCTGTCCCATGCGGAAGACCCGCTGGTTGCGGGCTGGCTTAACCTTGCCGCGACGACAAAACTGGCGGACCGCAACCCATTCTTATTCAAAACCGCGATCGCAATCTGGCGCGATCATTACCCCGGCCACCCGGCGGATGGCCCCCTGCTGCGGCGAGTCATCGAGGCATACCGGATATTCACCGAATACCCGCAGCAGGTAGCCTTGTTATTGCCATTGAGCGGCAGACAACAGTCCGCGGCACTGGCGATCAGGGAAGGATTCATGGCCGCATATTTTCAGCAAACCGAGGTCGGCCTGCGCCCCGATATCCGTATCTACGATGTCAGCAAGCTTGGCCCAGAACAGGCATACCACCTGGCCATCGTAGAGGGTGCGGATTTTGTCGTTGGCCCCCTGACCCGGCCGGCTGTTGCCGCCGTCGCTGAAAAATATGTCTCACAGATAAAGATGCTGGCCCTGAATTTTCTCGATAGCAACGTCGGTGCAGCGGAAGGTTTTTACCAGTTTGCGCTGATCCCGGAAGACGAAGCCCGAGCGGTAGCCAGGCGTATTGCAGGCCAGGGCCTGACCCGTGGCCTGGCATTGGTCCCCAATAACGACTGGGGAATGAGGCTGGTCAAAGCCTTCAGGGACGAAATTCAGGTCCAGGGCGGCGAATTGCTCGACTATCTCCCCTACGATGTCAGCGCACAGGATTTCTCATCCACGATCAGGCGTTTGCTGATGCTGAGCGACAGCTACTCCAGGCGCAGCCGTCTGCAGTCCACACTGGGCGTCGGCCTTGAGTTTGAACCGAGGCGCCGGCAGGACATAGAGTTCATTTTTCTCGCGGCCAGGCCCGCTCAGGGCCGCCAAATCCGGCCCCAGCTTAAATATCATTACGCCGCTGATTTGCCCGTCTTCAGCACCTCGGCAATTTTCAGTCCCGGTACCGACGGTAACCGGCTGCTGGATGGCGTGTCCTTCGCAGACATGCCGTGGATGATAGATCCCGACCTGTTGCAAGGTCAGCTCAGCAAAGCCATACATCGGGTATGGCCGTCGATGGCGGCCCGTGGCCGGCTGTTCGCGATGGGATTCGATGCCTACCGCATGGTGCCCATGCTGCACCGGGGCTCATTTGGCGACCAGCAAGTGGCGGGCATGACCGGTACCTTGTGGCTGGACTCGGATCGACGTATCCGGCGTGACCTCGAATGGGCGGAAATCAACGCTGGCGAGCCGAGGCTTTTGCCGGCGCTGAGCCCTATCTTCGCCGACCCCGGCGTAATCGATTCGTCTTTCGTGGCTGAGCCCACGACACCCGACGATGACCAGAGTTTCGGAAACTAGGCGTCCGCGGCCGCTACCGCCTGAGTGACGTGCAGACCAGCCAGCAACGGGATGGCGGTGGCGCGGAAGCCATCGCGCTCAGCCATTTGCAAAAACACGGCTTGGTCCTGCTGGACAGTAATTTCACCTGCCGGGTTGGTGAAATCGACCTGCTGATGCGGGACGGCGACACCCTGGTCGTGACCGAGGTGCGTTATCGCGCAAGCGGCGTCGAGGATGCCCTTTACTCGATCGGTTATCAGAAGAGACAAAGAATACGCCGGGCCGCCCTGAAATTCCTGCAGGACAACCCGGCGCTGGCCGAGTGGCCGTTGCGCTTCGATGTGATCGCCATCGGCGGATCGTTGAATGACCCGCAGATTAGCTGGGTCGCCGACGCATTTCAGGATGAGTAAGCAACGGCGATTCATGAGACAATATACGGCGGTGGAGCCATGCCGTTTTTATAGCCCAGAACCGGAAACAGCAGCAATGAACAGTGAGGATCGAGTCAGACAGCACTTCGCCGACAGCATCGAAATCAAACGCCAAGCAAGCGAACTGGCGCCACTGGTCAGCCGCGCCGCGACTTTGATTACGAGGAGCTTGCTCGACAATGGCAAGGTACTCAGTTGCGGCAATGGCGGCTCGGCCGGAGACGCACAACATTTTTCCGCTGAAATGCTCAACCGCTTCGAGATGGAGCGTCCGGGTCTGCCGGCGATTGCGCTTACCACCGACAGTTCGACTCTGACCTCGATCGCCAACGACTATAGCTTTGACGATATTTTTTCAAAGCAGATTCGGGCACTGGGTCAGCCCGGGGATGTCCTGCTGGCAATCTCCACCTCCGGTAACTCCGAAAACGTTACCCGCGCCTGTGTGGCCGCACACGAACGCGGCATGAGAATCGTTGCCTTGACCGGGCGCGATGGCGGCGACCTCTCCGGCATCCTTGGCGAGGACGATATCGAGCTAAGGGTTCCGGCGCAGAATACGGCGCGTATCCAGGAGGTTCACCTGGTCTTCATCCATTGCCTGTGCGATCTCATTGACCGGGAGCTGCTGGGTGTCCAGGACTAGCCGTACGGCCGGCCTGCCCGCGGCATTCATCGAACAGCTCAGGATTGTTTCGGGGCAACATCACAACAGAAAAATACTGACCGACCCGGCCGATTGCTGGGCCTATGGCTATGACAACAGCCGGGGCCGATCATTGCCGGCGGCCGTGGCCCTGCCCGAAAGCACCGCTGAAGTCGCTGGAATCATGGGGGCCTGCAACGAGCACCGGATCGCGGTCTGCCCGCGCGGCCGGGGCACCGGCACCACAGGAGGCGCGATCCCGCCACAGGGGGGGCTTGCCCTTTCGCTCGAACGAATGGACCGAATTCTCAGTGTGGACCCGGCCAATCGAGTTGCCGTCGTCGAGGCAGGCGTCATCAACCAGGATCTGCAGAATCACCTGCAGCCGCACGGGTTTTTCTGGCCGCCCGACCCGACCTCAGCCGCGTACTCGACTATAGGCGGCAACCTCGCCTGCAACGCGGCCGGTCCGCGTACCCTCAAATACGGAACCCCGCGCGACAACACTTTGGGCCTGACTGCGGTGACCCCCCAAGGCAAAATCATCAGGACCGGCAGCTACACGACCAAGTGCGTAGTCGGCCTGGATCTGACGCGCCTGCTGATCGGATCGGAAGGCACCCTGGCAATCATTACCGAAGCTACGCTTTTGCTGACACCAGCAGCGCCGGTCGAAACGACATTGCGGGCGAGCTATACATCGATAAAGGAAGCAGCGGACGCGGTGTCGCGAATCATGGCGCAGGCTTGTCAACCTCGGGCATTGGAATTCATGGACTCTGGCGCCATACGCGCGATCGGCCGGCTGGACCAAAACCCGCTGCCTGAACAGACCCGCGCCTTGCTGCTGATCGATGTGGATGGCACCGTGAATGGTCTGCAAGAGTCGGTTGACGCAATCCAGGCCGCGGCCAGGAGTGACGGTCTGCTCGAATGGTTGCAGGCAGGCAGTGCAAAAGAGGCGGCGGCTCTGTGGCAGACCCGCAAGGTTCTGTCGCCATTGCTGCGCAAATTGGCGCCGGGGAAAATCAATGAAGACATCGTCGTGCCGGTGTCGAAGATTGCCGAGCTTATCGACGCACTCGACCGGCTGGCACGCGAACACCAACTGTTAATCGTCAATTATGGCCATGCGGGCAACGGAAATATCCATGTCAACTTGTTGTATGACCCGGCCGATGAGCAACAAACCGCGGCGGCAAACAAATGCCTGGCCGAGGTATTCGAGCTGACCCTGTCGCTGGGCGGCAGCCTGTCAGGCGAACATGGCATCGGCTTCGTAAAACGGAACTTTGTCGGCCTGGAAGTTGACGCCGAGACGATGGCGGTCATGCGTGGCATCAAGAACCAGCTGGATCCGCTGAATATTCTCAACCCGGGAAAAATGTATCCGGACCAGTCAGGTCACTGACTCGCAGGTGATCGCGGATCAGCGCACGATCTTGAGTGTTGGCCGACTGTTGGTCTTTGGCTGGTCCGGCGTGTCGGGTTCGGGCGGACCCAGGTCTTGGTCGTCGCTGAAAATCATTCCGACACCGGTCTCTTTGGCATAAATGCCCTGCACAGCCGACACCGGTACCGATACATGCCAGTTTTTACCCTGAAAACGCGCATCGAACTCGACGATTTCGTTGCCCAGAGAAAGATTCCTGACCGCATTGCTGTCAATATTCAGAATGATTTTTTCATTTTCAACATTTTCGGCCGGTACGACTACGCCCTTTGCCAGCGCATCAACGACGATATGCGAGGAATAGCCACAGTCGCCGATCCACTCGTACATTGCACGCAGCAGGTAGGGCCGCCTCGACGGCTCGGGATTGCTCACCATATGATTGCCTTTTGCCCCTGACCGGAAAACGGCTTAGGTTCGCATTTCCTGTTCCAGTTCGGACAAGCTGGCCTGAAACGACGGCCGGGAGAAAATTCTGTCCATGTATTGCTGGATGGGTTTTGCATTGCCCGGCAACTCGATGCCAAAATGCTGCAGCCGCCACAGAATCGGCGCCACTGTGCAATCGACCAGGGAGAAATCATCGCTGATAAAAAACGGCTTCGTGGCAAAAATTTCCCCGCTCGATAGCAGACTTTCTTTCATTTGCTTGCGCGCCTGGTTGGCCGATTTGGTGTCACCGCTGCTTTCTATTTTGTCCGCCAGTTCGTACCAGTCTCTCTCAATCCGGAATAACGCCAGCCGAAACTGGGCACGGCTGACCGGGTCGACCGGCATCAAC encodes the following:
- a CDS encoding penicillin-binding protein 2 gives rise to the protein MKRNSKQELYRQFRWRAWLVMAVFAMVSLVIIGRALQLQVLDKEFIERQADARHLRVIALSAHRGSILDRNGETLAASTPVDSVWADPPALARSSDRIGELAKILERSPENLLRQITSNLEREFIFLRRHLSPDRAAAVMDLEIPGVYLQREYRRYYPAGEVTGHLLGFTDIDDRGQEGLELAYDQWLVGEPGAKRVIKDRLGRVIGDVESIRPARPGKDLVSSIDLRIQYLAYRELKAAVQHHQARSGSVVVLDITSGEVLAMVNQPGYNPNDRAQFSAARYRNRAVTDIFEPGSSFKPLVIAAALESGQYTPHSRIDTSPGYVTVPGKTIEDTKNLGIIPIGTILAKSSNVGATKVALSLDSEYLFGIISRFGIGRLTTSGFPGESAGLLNHYSHWREIGQATLAYGYGLSLTPLQLAQAYAVLAADGIRRPVSLLRTDRPEAGERVIRAATAIAVVDMLERVVSSGGTGRKAAVPGYRVAGKTGTSWKFQAGGYSTDRYIAVFVGLAPATDPRLVIVILIDEPGGEKYYGGDVAAPVFSAVMSGALRYLAVPPDALTPYRLEPSAIVQARVQPAAAAVRAR
- the ftsL gene encoding cell division protein FtsL, coding for MMLADRRFNSLMVFILWLAIGFSAIVAVYARHESRLSFSELQKQEAARDLLNIDWGRLQLEQSTWATHARIERMAREELGMVVPSPEQLLVVKP
- the rsmH gene encoding 16S rRNA (cytosine(1402)-N(4))-methyltransferase RsmH, which codes for MNLHKPVLLDEALEGLAIKPSGTYLDCTFGRGGHSKAILGKLDKKGRLIAIDRDPEAVAEAQSGLGRDSRFSICRGTFGEITDIVRRHGMTGLVDGVLMDLGVSSPQLDDPARGFSFSSDGPLDMRMSPDEGISAADWLARAAEGEIRRVLFRYGEERQAKRIARAIVEARLDAPIRTTGRLAAIIEPLVPAHRRKRHPATKTFQAIRIFINKELQELEKCLTQSIDLLARDGRLCVISFHSLEDRIVKRFMRDQSRPDPVYAGLPDIPSRAQPKLTRVGRPVKAQPEEVADNPRARSAVLRIAVRL
- the mraZ gene encoding division/cell wall cluster transcriptional repressor MraZ, giving the protein MFRGANKVTVDSKGRLAIPTRYRERIGQRSDGQLVITVDRQCLLIYPLPDWEEIERKLIRLPSLHPQARRLQQFMVGYASDVTLDSHGRVLLAKELREFAAIDRQALLIGQGNKFELWDEARWNERIDEWLKDDQTGESGLSPELESLSL
- the rsmI gene encoding 16S rRNA (cytidine(1402)-2'-O)-methyltransferase — protein: MVATPIGNLGDITLRAKEVLASVDLVAAEDTRHSRILLTRLGLEKKLISLHEHNEIARTPEIIRLLAAGHCVALISDAGTPLLSDPGYRLLKAVREQGLRAVPVPGPSALTAALSIAGLPTDRFVFEGFLPAKSGARTRHLKSLLAEPRTMVFYEAPHRLKKVLDDMAQILGGDRLACVARELTKKFETVYYGTLAELATRAQRESDMGRGELVIVISGADSSVTAGALDVSALLNELLTELPPAKAARIASRACGLPRQEVYALATRLAGKR
- a CDS encoding penicillin-binding protein activator is translated as MNGKIIKGWLVLIVALLSASCVSTGGVRDPGRLGAQATRLEQRGDYQEAATLYLRLAQSTRGQDRDRYLVAAAFALYQSGEDGRARDALRRVTGPMQGNALSRWALLGASLALLRHEPVAAVDLLGQLPVELSREDQAWAYLLRGKSSFQLGQPSNGIGFLIYRETLLPSDNARDNNQQEIWNGLQQVPLQMIQDELSHAEDPLVAGWLNLAATTKLADRNPFLFKTAIAIWRDHYPGHPADGPLLRRVIEAYRIFTEYPQQVALLLPLSGRQQSAALAIREGFMAAYFQQTEVGLRPDIRIYDVSKLGPEQAYHLAIVEGADFVVGPLTRPAVAAVAEKYVSQIKMLALNFLDSNVGAAEGFYQFALIPEDEARAVARRIAGQGLTRGLALVPNNDWGMRLVKAFRDEIQVQGGELLDYLPYDVSAQDFSSTIRRLLMLSDSYSRRSRLQSTLGVGLEFEPRRRQDIEFIFLAARPAQGRQIRPQLKYHYAADLPVFSTSAIFSPGTDGNRLLDGVSFADMPWMIDPDLLQGQLSKAIHRVWPSMAARGRLFAMGFDAYRMVPMLHRGSFGDQQVAGMTGTLWLDSDRRIRRDLEWAEINAGEPRLLPALSPIFADPGVIDSSFVAEPTTPDDDQSFGN
- a CDS encoding YraN family protein, giving the protein MQTSQQRDGGGAEAIALSHLQKHGLVLLDSNFTCRVGEIDLLMRDGDTLVVTEVRYRASGVEDALYSIGYQKRQRIRRAALKFLQDNPALAEWPLRFDVIAIGGSLNDPQISWVADAFQDE
- a CDS encoding phosphoheptose isomerase, with amino-acid sequence MNSEDRVRQHFADSIEIKRQASELAPLVSRAATLITRSLLDNGKVLSCGNGGSAGDAQHFSAEMLNRFEMERPGLPAIALTTDSSTLTSIANDYSFDDIFSKQIRALGQPGDVLLAISTSGNSENVTRACVAAHERGMRIVALTGRDGGDLSGILGEDDIELRVPAQNTARIQEVHLVFIHCLCDLIDRELLGVQD
- a CDS encoding FAD-binding protein; the encoded protein is MSRTSRTAGLPAAFIEQLRIVSGQHHNRKILTDPADCWAYGYDNSRGRSLPAAVALPESTAEVAGIMGACNEHRIAVCPRGRGTGTTGGAIPPQGGLALSLERMDRILSVDPANRVAVVEAGVINQDLQNHLQPHGFFWPPDPTSAAYSTIGGNLACNAAGPRTLKYGTPRDNTLGLTAVTPQGKIIRTGSYTTKCVVGLDLTRLLIGSEGTLAIITEATLLLTPAAPVETTLRASYTSIKEAADAVSRIMAQACQPRALEFMDSGAIRAIGRLDQNPLPEQTRALLLIDVDGTVNGLQESVDAIQAAARSDGLLEWLQAGSAKEAAALWQTRKVLSPLLRKLAPGKINEDIVVPVSKIAELIDALDRLAREHQLLIVNYGHAGNGNIHVNLLYDPADEQQTAAANKCLAEVFELTLSLGGSLSGEHGIGFVKRNFVGLEVDAETMAVMRGIKNQLDPLNILNPGKMYPDQSGH
- a CDS encoding ClpXP protease specificity-enhancing factor; protein product: MVSNPEPSRRPYLLRAMYEWIGDCGYSSHIVVDALAKGVVVPAENVENEKIILNIDSNAVRNLSLGNEIVEFDARFQGKNWHVSVPVSAVQGIYAKETGVGMIFSDDQDLGPPEPDTPDQPKTNSRPTLKIVR
- a CDS encoding glutathione S-transferase N-terminal domain-containing protein; amino-acid sequence: MALVANRRSVMTLFSKSVCVHSHRARIVLAEKGISVDLIDVDGPELPEDLLDLNPYHSLPTLVDRDLVLYDSRVIMEYLDERFPHPPLMPVDPVSRAQFRLALFRIERDWYELADKIESSGDTKSANQARKQMKESLLSSGEIFATKPFFISDDFSLVDCTVAPILWRLQHFGIELPGNAKPIQQYMDRIFSRPSFQASLSELEQEMRT